From Myxocyprinus asiaticus isolate MX2 ecotype Aquarium Trade chromosome 25, UBuf_Myxa_2, whole genome shotgun sequence, one genomic window encodes:
- the LOC127416027 gene encoding tripartite motif-containing protein 16-like isoform X1, with protein MAEAVLRDHERYSCPICLDLLKDPVTIPCGHSYCMSCINEYWNMEDQKGTCSCPQCRQTFYSRPSLNRSTVLAEIMETLRVTALQVSESAQSLSGPGDIGCDFCIGRKFKAVKSCLECLASYCEAHVQPHYNVPALKKHKLIKATIMPTCSKHDKLLEVYCRTDQKCVCMHCLMDDHKGHDTVPCTTERNDKQIKLADNQTKLKQTIQAKEKELQMMKMDIKSHSNSAKKAVENSKKAFIELVRFIELRSTDVIKKIKAHEKADLDQGAKLQEKLEVEIKELKRRKEVLETLLQTDDSINFLQNYESLSSSSGSDDFPSLSFKPCCSYMDVSKLVFELKERLETTFNQEISETSKKVSDLVTKNAPVCIKVGDRVRVKPSVNTPKYEWGRNVTHKSVGLVKDIKGDESLVVEFHGHTNWRGILSEMELVTDDDECDPSSIKIGSRVRVKASVDTPECGWGDVTKNSIGILKAVDGDTVSVDFPEHSDWTGMLLEMELAPDDDAGSPTHDCFKIGNRVHVRSSVKNPKHGWGEVTHSSIGVIKKIQGESLTVDFPEQIDWIGTVSEMELVDNAGSELCLSPGAKVRVKPSIITPVHGWGCVTKDSIGVVLDTDNTKVTVNFPEQSNWTGIVSEIEALPNNDTLDQGACRVD; from the exons ATGGCAGAGGCTGTGCTCAGAGATCACGAACGGTACAGCTGCCCAATATGTCTGGATCTGTTGAAGGATCCTGTGACAATTCCCTGTGGACACAGTTACTGTATGAGCTGTATCAATGAGTACTGGAATATGGAAGACCAGAAAGGAACTTGTAGCTGTCCGCAGTGCAGGCAAACCTTTTATTCAAGGCCTTCTCTCAACAGAAGCACTGTACTTGCTGAAATAATGGAGACATTGAGGGTCACAGCACTGCAAGTGTCAGAGTCTGCTCAAAGTCTTTCTGGACCTGGAGATATTGGATGTGATTTCTGCATTGGAAGAAAGTTCAAAGCTGTCAAGTCTTGTTTGGAGTGTCTGGCCTCTTACTGTGAAGCACATGTACAGCCCCACTATAATGTTCCTGCCCTGAAGAAACACAAGCTGATCAAAGCTACTATCATGCCAACATGCTCCAAACATGACAAGCTCTTGGAGGTTTACTGTCGTACAGACCAGAAATGTGTCTGCATGCACTGCTTAATGGATGACCACAAAGGCCACGACACAGTGCCATGTACGACAGAACGGAATGACAAACAG ATAAAACTAGCAGATAATCAGACGAAACTCAAGCAGACAATCCAGGCAAAAGAAAAAGAGCTGCAGATGAtgaaaatggacattaaatcccATTCA AATTCTGCAAAGAAGGCAGTGGAGAACAGTAAGAAAGCCTTCATTGAATTAGTCCGCTTCATTGAGCTGAGAAGCACTGATGTGATTAAAAAGATAAAAGCTCACGAAAAGGCCGATCTGGATCAAGGTGCGAAACTACAAGAGAAGCTGGAGGTGGAAATCAAGGAGCTGAAGAGGAGAAAAGAAGTGCTGGAGACCCTTCTACAGACAGACGACAGCATCAACTTTCTTCAG AATTATGAGTCTCTGTCCTCTTCATCTGGCTCTGATGATTTCCCGAGTCTCTCTTTTAAGCCGTGCTGCTCTTATATGGATGTAAGCAAACTTGTGTTTGAACTTAAAGAGCGACTGGAGACTACATTCAACCAGGAAATAAGTGAAACATCTAAAAAAG TTTCCGATCTAGTCACAAAAAATGCTCCAGTCTGCATCAAGGTCGGAGACAGAGTCCGAGTGAAACCTTCTGTTAACACCCCAAAATATGAATGGGGCAGAAATGTCACACATAAGAGTGTGGGTTTGGTAAAAG ATATCAAAGGTGATGAGAGCTTGGTGGTCGAGTTTCATGGACATACAAACTGGAGAGGAATTCTCTCTGAAATGGAGCTAGTCACTGATGATGATGAGTGTG ATCCTTCAAGCATCAAAATTGGATCAAGAGTACGTGTGAAAGCCTCAGTTGACACTCCAGAATGTGGCTGGGGAGATGTTACAAAAAATAGCATTGGAATTTTAAAAG CTGTAGATGGTGATACAGTGAGTGTGGATTTCCCAGAGCATTCAGACTGGACCGGTATGCTCTTGGAGATGGAGCTTGCTCCTGATGATGACGCAG GGTCCCCCACTCATGACTGCTTCAAGATAGGAAACAGAGTCCATGTGAGATCTTCAGTGAAAAACCCAAAACATGGATGGGGGGAGGTCACTCACAGCAGCATTGGTGTCATTAAAA AAATTCAGGGTGAGAGTTTGACTGTAGATTTCCCTGAGCAGATAGATTGGATTGGCACAGTTTCTGAAATGGAGCTTGTGGACAATGCTGGTTCAG AACTCTGTTTAAGCCCTGGAGCAAAGGTCCGTGTTAAACCCTCCATCATCACTCCAGTACATGGCTGGGGATGTGTTACCAAGGACAGCATTGGAGTGGTTTTAG ATACTGATAACACCAAAGTGACTGTGAACTTCCCTGAGCAGTCTAACTGGACAGGCATTGTCTCAGAGATTGAGGCTCTTCCTAATAATGACACACTGGACCAAGGAGCATGTCGTGTAGATTAA
- the LOC127416027 gene encoding tripartite motif-containing protein 16-like isoform X2, giving the protein MAEAVLRDHERYSCPICLDLLKDPVTIPCGHSYCMSCINEYWNMEDQKGTCSCPQCRQTFYSRPSLNRSTVLAEIMETLRVTALQVSESAQSLSGPGDIGCDFCIGRKFKAVKSCLECLASYCEAHVQPHYNVPALKKHKLIKATIMPTCSKHDKLLEVYCRTDQKCVCMHCLMDDHKGHDTVPCTTERNDKQIKLADNQTKLKQTIQAKEKELQMMKMDIKSHSNSAKKAVENSKKAFIELVRFIELRSTDVIKKIKAHEKADLDQGAKLQEKLEVEIKELKRRKEVLETLLQTDDSINFLQNYESLSSSSGSDDFPSLSFKPCCSYMDVSKLVFELKERLETTFNQEISETSKKVSDLVTKNAPVCIKVGDRVRVKPSVNTPKYEWGRNVTHKSVGLVKDIKGDESLVVEFHGHTNWRGILSEMELVTDDDECAVDGDTVSVDFPEHSDWTGMLLEMELAPDDDAGSPTHDCFKIGNRVHVRSSVKNPKHGWGEVTHSSIGVIKKIQGESLTVDFPEQIDWIGTVSEMELVDNAGSELCLSPGAKVRVKPSIITPVHGWGCVTKDSIGVVLDTDNTKVTVNFPEQSNWTGIVSEIEALPNNDTLDQGACRVD; this is encoded by the exons ATGGCAGAGGCTGTGCTCAGAGATCACGAACGGTACAGCTGCCCAATATGTCTGGATCTGTTGAAGGATCCTGTGACAATTCCCTGTGGACACAGTTACTGTATGAGCTGTATCAATGAGTACTGGAATATGGAAGACCAGAAAGGAACTTGTAGCTGTCCGCAGTGCAGGCAAACCTTTTATTCAAGGCCTTCTCTCAACAGAAGCACTGTACTTGCTGAAATAATGGAGACATTGAGGGTCACAGCACTGCAAGTGTCAGAGTCTGCTCAAAGTCTTTCTGGACCTGGAGATATTGGATGTGATTTCTGCATTGGAAGAAAGTTCAAAGCTGTCAAGTCTTGTTTGGAGTGTCTGGCCTCTTACTGTGAAGCACATGTACAGCCCCACTATAATGTTCCTGCCCTGAAGAAACACAAGCTGATCAAAGCTACTATCATGCCAACATGCTCCAAACATGACAAGCTCTTGGAGGTTTACTGTCGTACAGACCAGAAATGTGTCTGCATGCACTGCTTAATGGATGACCACAAAGGCCACGACACAGTGCCATGTACGACAGAACGGAATGACAAACAG ATAAAACTAGCAGATAATCAGACGAAACTCAAGCAGACAATCCAGGCAAAAGAAAAAGAGCTGCAGATGAtgaaaatggacattaaatcccATTCA AATTCTGCAAAGAAGGCAGTGGAGAACAGTAAGAAAGCCTTCATTGAATTAGTCCGCTTCATTGAGCTGAGAAGCACTGATGTGATTAAAAAGATAAAAGCTCACGAAAAGGCCGATCTGGATCAAGGTGCGAAACTACAAGAGAAGCTGGAGGTGGAAATCAAGGAGCTGAAGAGGAGAAAAGAAGTGCTGGAGACCCTTCTACAGACAGACGACAGCATCAACTTTCTTCAG AATTATGAGTCTCTGTCCTCTTCATCTGGCTCTGATGATTTCCCGAGTCTCTCTTTTAAGCCGTGCTGCTCTTATATGGATGTAAGCAAACTTGTGTTTGAACTTAAAGAGCGACTGGAGACTACATTCAACCAGGAAATAAGTGAAACATCTAAAAAAG TTTCCGATCTAGTCACAAAAAATGCTCCAGTCTGCATCAAGGTCGGAGACAGAGTCCGAGTGAAACCTTCTGTTAACACCCCAAAATATGAATGGGGCAGAAATGTCACACATAAGAGTGTGGGTTTGGTAAAAG ATATCAAAGGTGATGAGAGCTTGGTGGTCGAGTTTCATGGACATACAAACTGGAGAGGAATTCTCTCTGAAATGGAGCTAGTCACTGATGATGATGAGTGTG CTGTAGATGGTGATACAGTGAGTGTGGATTTCCCAGAGCATTCAGACTGGACCGGTATGCTCTTGGAGATGGAGCTTGCTCCTGATGATGACGCAG GGTCCCCCACTCATGACTGCTTCAAGATAGGAAACAGAGTCCATGTGAGATCTTCAGTGAAAAACCCAAAACATGGATGGGGGGAGGTCACTCACAGCAGCATTGGTGTCATTAAAA AAATTCAGGGTGAGAGTTTGACTGTAGATTTCCCTGAGCAGATAGATTGGATTGGCACAGTTTCTGAAATGGAGCTTGTGGACAATGCTGGTTCAG AACTCTGTTTAAGCCCTGGAGCAAAGGTCCGTGTTAAACCCTCCATCATCACTCCAGTACATGGCTGGGGATGTGTTACCAAGGACAGCATTGGAGTGGTTTTAG ATACTGATAACACCAAAGTGACTGTGAACTTCCCTGAGCAGTCTAACTGGACAGGCATTGTCTCAGAGATTGAGGCTCTTCCTAATAATGACACACTGGACCAAGGAGCATGTCGTGTAGATTAA